From Pontibacter actiniarum, a single genomic window includes:
- a CDS encoding lipopolysaccharide biosynthesis protein, whose protein sequence is MSKNLASKAVSGLKWGSVSTIANAVMQIGYTSAMARLLAPEAFGLVAIAGVILRFGSYFAHLGLSQAIIQKDELTEENIRAAFTSSALLGLAFTVLIWVLAPFATLFFENEVYASEQVTPIVRLMSLALLIGGLSSTASSLCERNMRFKELSIVETLSYVISYLGVGIILAYLDYGVWSLVIATLTQAALVALGAYFIARHSILPLFKWESYKPLFNYGSKMSVISFLEFLSQDMATILIGKTLGPYKLGIYDRAHRLVNLPMYMLTRTISRVIFPSFSKLQAETSKLANAYISSTTLLATIIIPTCLGLLVAAPEVVYILLGDQWGDSIPVLQVLCLAIPLSFITMFAGIVCDAKAVLNLKIVLTLVFIGVITGFFFLLRQYGLVGFAFAILAGELVRILFYQTVLNRILKLSYTRQLQVYIPGLVNGLIIAAAIYALSTVLRGAGLSHVLVLGAQIATGAVLFIALTLFFPHKTLKSQINTLLSKLGIDENPTSYYGRLISKYRKTVINSTEG, encoded by the coding sequence AGTGGGGATCGGTCTCTACCATAGCCAACGCAGTCATGCAGATCGGCTACACGTCGGCTATGGCGCGCCTGCTGGCCCCGGAGGCTTTCGGTCTGGTGGCCATTGCCGGGGTTATCCTGCGGTTCGGAAGCTACTTTGCCCACCTGGGCCTGTCGCAGGCCATTATTCAGAAAGATGAGCTGACGGAGGAAAACATCCGGGCAGCCTTTACCTCATCAGCGCTTCTTGGGCTCGCCTTCACGGTCTTAATATGGGTGCTGGCTCCCTTTGCCACGCTGTTTTTCGAAAACGAAGTGTATGCCAGCGAGCAAGTGACCCCTATAGTACGCCTCATGTCCCTGGCGCTGCTCATAGGCGGCTTGTCTTCAACAGCCTCTAGTTTGTGTGAGCGCAACATGCGCTTTAAGGAGCTGAGCATTGTGGAGACGCTTTCGTATGTTATCTCTTACCTGGGGGTCGGGATCATACTGGCGTACCTGGATTACGGTGTCTGGAGCCTTGTGATCGCCACACTTACCCAGGCGGCACTGGTGGCCCTGGGGGCTTACTTTATAGCAAGGCACAGCATCCTGCCCCTTTTCAAGTGGGAGTCTTACAAGCCGCTGTTTAACTATGGCAGCAAGATGTCCGTCATCAGTTTCCTGGAGTTCCTTAGCCAGGACATGGCAACCATCCTGATCGGTAAAACACTGGGGCCGTACAAACTTGGTATCTACGACAGAGCGCACCGGCTGGTGAACCTGCCGATGTACATGCTTACCCGCACCATCAGTCGCGTCATCTTTCCGTCGTTCAGCAAGTTGCAGGCAGAAACTTCAAAGCTGGCAAACGCCTATATTTCCAGCACCACTCTGCTGGCGACCATTATCATACCCACCTGCCTGGGTTTGCTGGTGGCGGCGCCCGAAGTGGTGTACATCCTTTTAGGCGACCAGTGGGGCGACTCAATTCCTGTGCTCCAGGTGCTTTGCCTGGCTATACCGCTAAGCTTTATCACCATGTTTGCCGGCATTGTGTGTGACGCCAAGGCCGTCCTCAACCTAAAAATCGTGCTCACCCTGGTGTTTATAGGTGTGATCACAGGCTTCTTCTTTCTTCTCAGGCAGTACGGCCTGGTAGGCTTTGCCTTTGCCATACTTGCCGGGGAGCTGGTCCGTATCCTCTTTTACCAAACGGTGCTTAACCGCATCTTAAAGCTCAGCTACACAAGGCAGCTGCAGGTATACATACCGGGGCTAGTAAACGGCCTGATAATAGCGGCTGCAATTTATGCGCTTAGTACAGTGCTTAGGGGGGCGGGCCTCTCGCATGTGCTTGTCCTGGGGGCCCAAATCGCCACGGGGGCTGTTCTCTTTATAGCCCTGACACTGTTCTTCCCGCACAAGACGCTCAAGAGTCAGATCAACACGCTTCTGTCTAAGCTTGGGATAGACGAAAACCCGACCAGTTATTACGGCAGGCTTATTTCAAAATACAGGAAAACTGTCATCAACAGTACAGAAGGATAA